GAAAATATACAAAACATAGCCCTCACAAAGGGCTCTGGGCTACACCATGCTATTTGGAAAGCCATAAGCATGTGGGTCTGTGCACTCTGCTAAActtgtgtatgtgcagtatgtcTGATTAAGCTGTTATATACTGTGTGCTTACATCTATGTTCCTTTTCTTTACAGTATATTCATTCTGCAGGGATCATTCATCGGGTTGGTATCTGAACCTTCCTTTCATGGACACGTACTCAAGCTTTTGCGGCTCACTCACAATGTGGTGTTTACCTGACTTGTACACtttaaggaatagtttgacattttgggtaatatacttatttgctttcttactgAGAGTTAACTCTGACAGAAGAATCAATCAGTCAACTTTCTGGAtatccctaaccctaaccctaacccattaCTCTTGTAGTATTGTGATTACTTCTACAGTTTGAGTTGGGCTTGTTGTCTTACCAGCATTTTGTAAAGGAAGTGTTAACTTCCCGTCCCTGGAGGTGGTGGCAGGCGGAAAGCTCGAGccaaaggaggagaaaactcCTTGTCCTGTATAGTTACATGTTGTGTGTGCTGAGCTGTCTTACAAACATTGGCCATTGTTAAGCCTACGGCAGGATTTACGcagactagctgtttcctctgGTTTTCACTCTTTGTGTTAAGCTTAGCTAATCAGTTGTTGACTGTAGcatcatatttagcatacagaaaTGAGAGCGTGTCTCtacatctaactctctgcaagaaacaAGCGaacgtatttcccaaaatgttggaaTATTGCTGTGGCTATTTCATAGCATATTTACTTCAAATCAGAATAGTCTTAAGGAATCTGATGTGGTTCTGATTTTAGGATCTGAAACCTGGTAACCTTGCTGTGAATGAGAACTGTGAATTAAAGGTAAGTTTAAACAAAAACCTCAGAGACATTGAACTCACCCTTTTCAAGGTGCAAAACAGTAGACACAAGTGAactaaaatacagtaaattcaaaactgaaaaatcaattaattaactttaattaatcagttaattcaCTGTAACTATTGTCAGATCCTGGATTTTGGCCTGgctagacagacagagagtgaaatgaCTGGTTATGTTGTGACACGCTGGTACAGAGCACCAGAGGTCATATTCAACTGGATGCACTACAGTCAGACAGGTAATAAAATCACCTTCCTGTAATgcaaaaagtcattttcagcttGTTAAAAATATGATAGAATTTCACAACATGCTCCGAAAAagtattacatttttattattaaaattcTCTGTGTCGTCCCTCACAGTGGATGTCTGGTCAGCCGCCTGTATCCTGGCTGAGATGATTACTGGCCAGGTGCTTTTCCCCGGACACGACAGTATCTTCACACATTCAGCTCACTGTGTTGTAataaagctgtgtgtgctcAGTTACAGTAGGCAGACACTCATACTGTCTCAGGCTATTTCAATCTTTAAAATATGGacacttttgttgttgtgatcTGCTGTCAGGTTTTTTTAACCTGCAAAAATTTTAGGTTTTTGCAGGTTCATTTTCTTtgcaacattaaaaaatgaaaaagagggTAAAACAAAACTGTTGCATTATGTGAAATGTAGGATCAAGTGTTTTTGAAGCTTCATCCATCATCTTTTGAGTCCCCCAGCTTTGTGGTGCAGTGCAAGTGCGGTACTAAATCACCAGAGTGCCCCTTTAACTCGACATTTCATTGAAATCAGTCCTTAATGcctcaaaaatgtttttttttccccctacaTCCAGTCTTACACAACTGACACCAAAAGCTCAATTGCTAAACCTTAAAGCAGAAAATCTAAGCCAGTATCAGAAGCAGCTGCTAATACAGTGCTCCTGTGTCATGTGTGAGACTTGCACTTTCAGCGCATGTGCCTGCTCTGACATCAGATCCactgcacacagtctacacTGTGCTTTATGAGGCTTCCTTAACCAGCCTGTTCAGGTATTGATCAGCTGAAGAAGATCCTCCGTCTGACAGGAACACCAGACTCCTCGCTGGTTCAGAGGATGCAGAGTAAAGATGTGAGTTTTCATATTTGGCATGTGGTCCAACTCATACAGTGTGTATTTCCAGATATCAGTGGAAAGCTgcacacagtttattttgactttccttgcctcttgtttttttctgtatgttaaGTCATGCTTTGGAATGAAATGTAATCGCTCTTGACTGTTTTCCAGGCACAGTCATATGTTCAGGGACTTCCtccacaaaagaagaaaaacttcaAGGAAGTGTTTCTGTCCATGGATGAAAATGGTGCGTTGAACTGCCTCTATTTGTTTACTTCAAACTGAAATTCACcacatttttaattgaaaagtTGAATTTCTTTTGGGTTTACCTGATCCCTTTGTGTGCATCTGCAAAAAATTATCTACCAAGGTGAACCATCATGCCCTAAAAAGCctttagaatcagaatcagtttatTGTCAAGTTGGTTTCCACATACAAGGAATGTGACCATTATTTTAAAGTACTCACCAGGGAAAGTACAAAAGTTAAAATTtgaagtgttttctgtgttgatgCTTGCAGCTGTAGACCTACTGGAGGGCATGTTAGTCCTGGACCCAGAGACGAGGCTGACGGCTAAGCAGGGACTGTCGCACCCTTTCCTGGCTGAATACCATGACCCAGAGTGCGAGCCAGACTCAGAGCTGTATGACGACTCATTCGAGAGCCTGGAGCTCGCAATTGGGGAGTGGAAGAGTAAGTATGACTGAGTAGTCATAGTCAAGAAGCTGAAAGTGTTACAGTGAGGTTGTGAGTTTAACAAAGCACATGTGAAGCTTAAACCATAACGGAGAAAATATTATCCCTTTGAATCTCAAGTATTACATCAGAAATGATCAGTACTTGGAGTGAAAGTATCAGGGATGTCTCTGTGCCACAGTCTCTTAAAAATAAATCTCCACTTTTTTAATGCTGCTTTCCTTTTTATTACTCCTATCAGGCCTCATCCACATGGAAatcatgacctttgaccctgacaACCCCAGTAAGACAGCCATGTAGGATGCTGTGATGTGCTGGTGCCTCGCAGTGTTTGGTTATAATACATACGCACAGTGCAGAGGTAAACAACACTGTCATGCTCAGAGAAACGAATGCAAAACCCATAAAATATCTTGaatgtcagttgtttttttggtgCATCTGACATGTATtgcaattaaaatgcattttactaAAGGGCAGCTGGTGGCATGTAGAGGATAATAGAACACAGAGAAGCTAAGTTGTTATGATGGCAATAATTTTTATTCTGTAGTCTTTCAATGCAGTTGGCCTGCACCTCAAATCTGAGCAAAAACACTGAACCACTGAATTCTAAAATGACGTCTTCTCATTTCAAGAAGTGCAGAATATATTGACAAAATAACCTGAACTCAAGGTCCATTTACTTTCTTTATTCTGAGCCTTTTGAGCTCATCTCAT
This region of Chaetodon auriga isolate fChaAug3 chromosome 10, fChaAug3.hap1, whole genome shotgun sequence genomic DNA includes:
- the LOC143327464 gene encoding mitogen-activated protein kinase 14A, with protein sequence MQSPEKDSPVRPGFHRLEIQKTTWDVPERYTALRAVGSGAYGTVCSSIDQKTSEKVAIKKLYRPFQSLIHTKRAYRELRLLRHIQHENVICLLDVFTPDSTVEKFQTFYMVMPFVAQDLGHIMKKRRLTDCIITYLFYQLLRGLKYIHSAGIIHRDLKPGNLAVNENCELKILDFGLARQTESEMTGYVVTRWYRAPEVIFNWMHYSQTVDVWSAACILAEMITGQVLFPGHDSIDQLKKILRLTGTPDSSLVQRMQSKDAQSYVQGLPPQKKKNFKEVFLSMDENAVDLLEGMLVLDPETRLTAKQGLSHPFLAEYHDPECEPDSELYDDSFESLELAIGEWKSLIHMEIMTFDPDNPSKTAM